Proteins encoded by one window of Xyrauchen texanus isolate HMW12.3.18 chromosome 24, RBS_HiC_50CHRs, whole genome shotgun sequence:
- the psap gene encoding prosaposin isoform X1 yields the protein MFLTLLFISTAVATPLLGTEQCARGTPYWCQNVKTASLCGAFQHCQQNVWNKPQMKSVPCDLCKEVIVVVEQLLKDNGTEIEILVYMEKACQLIPDEGLAGQCQEIVDNYFPILMGIIQGELDDPGVVCGALGLCVSQQAALAKALLMSNEIPQVDLTQRVNPLLLNIPQLLYPKENAKDETPKQMSGDVCQDCVTLITDTQEQAKTNSSFVNSLLAQLENQCELLGSVMSDTCKQYIKRYGPLVIQQLMSMQPKDICFNAGFCPNGPKPVRMQKLVPAKSIPAVKMFPATKLETPIIGKPAKKMIRVRDSPQCAICEYVIKEVEAMVEGQSSEQEIMQVVEKVCDILPSTLTAQCKDLIEAYGQAIIELLVQEADPKTICTFLGLCTETSRTFIPEMEMAKFQNGGFCDVCKMAVRYVDGILEQNATQADIEDAVRKVCKFLPDAVRDECDQLIQQYEPLLVQLLLQALDPDFVCMKLGACPEVVQRLLGLEQCSWGPAYWCKNVETAARCNAMDHCRRHVWS from the exons CGGTGGCAACTCCCCTGCTGGGTACTGAGCAGTGTGCCCGCGGTACTCCCTACTGGTGCCAGAACGTCAAGACTGCTTCACTTTGCGGGGCGTTTCAACACTGCCAACAGAATGTATGGAACAAGCCTCAGATG AAATCTGTGCCGTGTGATCTGTGCAAAGAGGTGATTGTGGTGGTGGAGCAACTATTGAAGGACAATGGCACAGAG ATTGAAATCCTTGTATACATGGAGAAGGCCTGTCAGCTGATCCCTGATGAGGGCCTAGCCGGACAGTGCCAGGAGATTGTAGACAACTACTTTCCCATTCTCATGGGCATCATCCAAGGAGAGCTG GATGACCCTGGTGTGGTGTGCGGTGCTCTGGGCCTGTGTGTGTCCCAGCAGGCAGCTCTGGCCAAAGCTCTACTCATGTCTAATGAGATCCCTCAAGTGGACCTGACACAGCGCGTCAACCCCTTACTGCTCAACATCCCTCAGCTGCTCTACCCCAAAGAGAACGCCAAAGACGAGACCCCCAAACAG ATGAGCGGAGATGTGTGTCAGGACTGCGTTACATTAATTACTGACACTCAGGAACAGGCCAAAACCAACTCCTCATTTGTCAACTCTCTGCTGGCTCAACTGGAGAACCAGTGTGAGCTCCTGGGATCTGTCATGTCTGATACA tgcaagCAGTACATCAAACGGTATGGTCCCCTAGTCATTCAACAGCTAATGTCTATG CAACCCAAGGACATCTGCTTTAATGCTGGTTTCTGCCCTAATGGACCCAAGCCCGTGCGCATGCAGAAGTTGGTGCCTGCCAAATCCATCCCTGCTGTCAAGATGTTCCCTGCAACTAAACTTGAAACGCCTATCATTGGCAAGCCTGCTAAG AAGATGATACGTGTGCGTGACTCCCCGCAGTGTGCCATTTGTGAGTATGTGATAAAGGAGGTTGAAGCAATGGTCGAGGGTCAATCATCTGAG CAAGAGATTATGCAGGTTGTGGAGAAGGTCTGCGACATTTTGCCCTCCACACTCACAGCTCAGTGCAAGGACCTGATTGAGGCCTATGGACAGGCCATCATTGAGCTGCTCGTGCAGGAGGCCGACCCCAAAACCATCTGCACATTCCTCGGGCTCTGCACTGAGACCAGCCGCACCTTTATCC CTGAAATGGAGATGGCCAAGTTTCAGAATGGCGGTTTCTGTGACGTGTGTAAGATGGCTGTGCGTTATGTGGATGGGATCCTGGAGCAGAACGCCACTCAGGCAGATATCGAGGATGCCGTGAGGAAGGTCTGCAAATTCCTGCCTGATGCAGTCAGAGATGAG TGTGATCAGCTCATTCAGCAGTACGAACCTCTGCTGGTACAGCTGCTGCTCCAGGCGCTCGACCCTGACTTCGTCTGCATG AAGCTGGGAGCTTGTCCTGAGGTAGTGCAGAGGCTGCTGGGACTGGAGCAGTGCAGCTGGGGTCCTGCATACTGGTGTAAGAATGTGGAGACTGCTGCACGCTGTAAT GCAATGGACCACTGCAGACGCCATGTGTGGAGTTAA
- the psap gene encoding prosaposin isoform X2, with protein MFLTLLFISTAVATPLLGTEQCARGTPYWCQNVKTASLCGAFQHCQQNVWNKPQMKSVPCDLCKEVIVVVEQLLKDNGTEIEILVYMEKACQLIPDEGLAGQCQEIVDNYFPILMGIIQGELDDPGVVCGALGLCVSQQAALAKALLMSNEIPQVDLTQRVNPLLLNIPQLLYPKENAKDETPKQMSGDVCQDCVTLITDTQEQAKTNSSFVNSLLAQLENQCELLGSVMSDTCKQYIKRYGPLVIQQLMSMQPKDICFNAGFCPNGPKPVRMQKLVPAKSIPAVKMFPATKLETPIIGKPAKMIRVRDSPQCAICEYVIKEVEAMVEGQSSEQEIMQVVEKVCDILPSTLTAQCKDLIEAYGQAIIELLVQEADPKTICTFLGLCTETSRTFIPEMEMAKFQNGGFCDVCKMAVRYVDGILEQNATQADIEDAVRKVCKFLPDAVRDECDQLIQQYEPLLVQLLLQALDPDFVCMKLGACPEVVQRLLGLEQCSWGPAYWCKNVETAARCNAMDHCRRHVWS; from the exons CGGTGGCAACTCCCCTGCTGGGTACTGAGCAGTGTGCCCGCGGTACTCCCTACTGGTGCCAGAACGTCAAGACTGCTTCACTTTGCGGGGCGTTTCAACACTGCCAACAGAATGTATGGAACAAGCCTCAGATG AAATCTGTGCCGTGTGATCTGTGCAAAGAGGTGATTGTGGTGGTGGAGCAACTATTGAAGGACAATGGCACAGAG ATTGAAATCCTTGTATACATGGAGAAGGCCTGTCAGCTGATCCCTGATGAGGGCCTAGCCGGACAGTGCCAGGAGATTGTAGACAACTACTTTCCCATTCTCATGGGCATCATCCAAGGAGAGCTG GATGACCCTGGTGTGGTGTGCGGTGCTCTGGGCCTGTGTGTGTCCCAGCAGGCAGCTCTGGCCAAAGCTCTACTCATGTCTAATGAGATCCCTCAAGTGGACCTGACACAGCGCGTCAACCCCTTACTGCTCAACATCCCTCAGCTGCTCTACCCCAAAGAGAACGCCAAAGACGAGACCCCCAAACAG ATGAGCGGAGATGTGTGTCAGGACTGCGTTACATTAATTACTGACACTCAGGAACAGGCCAAAACCAACTCCTCATTTGTCAACTCTCTGCTGGCTCAACTGGAGAACCAGTGTGAGCTCCTGGGATCTGTCATGTCTGATACA tgcaagCAGTACATCAAACGGTATGGTCCCCTAGTCATTCAACAGCTAATGTCTATG CAACCCAAGGACATCTGCTTTAATGCTGGTTTCTGCCCTAATGGACCCAAGCCCGTGCGCATGCAGAAGTTGGTGCCTGCCAAATCCATCCCTGCTGTCAAGATGTTCCCTGCAACTAAACTTGAAACGCCTATCATTGGCAAGCCTGCTAAG ATGATACGTGTGCGTGACTCCCCGCAGTGTGCCATTTGTGAGTATGTGATAAAGGAGGTTGAAGCAATGGTCGAGGGTCAATCATCTGAG CAAGAGATTATGCAGGTTGTGGAGAAGGTCTGCGACATTTTGCCCTCCACACTCACAGCTCAGTGCAAGGACCTGATTGAGGCCTATGGACAGGCCATCATTGAGCTGCTCGTGCAGGAGGCCGACCCCAAAACCATCTGCACATTCCTCGGGCTCTGCACTGAGACCAGCCGCACCTTTATCC CTGAAATGGAGATGGCCAAGTTTCAGAATGGCGGTTTCTGTGACGTGTGTAAGATGGCTGTGCGTTATGTGGATGGGATCCTGGAGCAGAACGCCACTCAGGCAGATATCGAGGATGCCGTGAGGAAGGTCTGCAAATTCCTGCCTGATGCAGTCAGAGATGAG TGTGATCAGCTCATTCAGCAGTACGAACCTCTGCTGGTACAGCTGCTGCTCCAGGCGCTCGACCCTGACTTCGTCTGCATG AAGCTGGGAGCTTGTCCTGAGGTAGTGCAGAGGCTGCTGGGACTGGAGCAGTGCAGCTGGGGTCCTGCATACTGGTGTAAGAATGTGGAGACTGCTGCACGCTGTAAT GCAATGGACCACTGCAGACGCCATGTGTGGAGTTAA